One Acanthochromis polyacanthus isolate Apoly-LR-REF ecotype Palm Island chromosome 6, KAUST_Apoly_ChrSc, whole genome shotgun sequence DNA segment encodes these proteins:
- the ncoa6 gene encoding nuclear receptor coactivator 6 isoform X3 yields MAHQRTPPEVSQTTGHQDSDNESDRDSGVGEDAGEDADSCHGMATDDIKKQDGMEENNGEGEDFTVFVAFQGNMDDEDFTQKLDTVLSGIPDMLDMGSERLLPQHVEPWNSVRVTFNIPRDAAERLRLLAQNNQQQLRDLGILSVQIEGEGAINVAVGPNRGQEVRVNGPIGAPGQMRMDVGFPGQPGSGGVRMANPSMVPPGPGMVGQTMIPGSSGQMHPRVQRPSSQADAMDPMMPGMSVQQQQQLQHQQAGPHGSGPMPPQAAHHMQALQAGRQLNPAALQQLQQQHHQQQQAQQQAQLSQLGPRPSFNPSGQMAVPPGWNQLSSGVLQPPAAQGGPAWRKPPPQAQMVPRPPSLATVQTPNHPPPPYPFGSQQAGQVFNAMGQGQGQLQQQQTAMGQFAAPQPKGQQTGPGGVTGPPRPPPPLPQASGPQGNLTAKSPGSSSSPFQQSSPGTPPMMAQRPTTPQGFPQGVGSPGRAALGQQGTMQQGFMGMPQHGQPGAQVHPGMQKRPMGFPNPNFVQGQVSASTPGTPGGGTTQQLQSSQAMTHTGPQPSASTPNSMQGPPHAQPNVMGVQSSMAGPPPGTTAGPSMGQQQAGLQTQMMGLQHQAQPVSSSPSQMVQGQGGGQTVLSRPLSQGQRGGMTPPKQMMPQQGQGVMHGQGQMVGGQGHQAMLLQQQQQQQQQQQQQQQQQQNSMMEQMVANQMQGNKQAFGGKIPAGVMPGQMMRGPSPNVPGNIAQFQGQVGPQQMTPQQQQQMAQLQQQQLQQQQHQLQQQQLQQQQQQQQQQQQQHQQMNQQQPQQVPIAGNPNQAMGMHGQQMRLPAGHPLIQQQLQQQQLQQQQKQQQAMLQQQQQQQAAQQHPHALADPNGGTGDLGVQQMVPEMQAQQQQGMMAGPQHMQMGNGHFAGHGMNFNSQFPGQMQIGASCGQPGGFPVSKDVTLTSPLLVNLLQSDISASQFGPGGKQGAGGGNAAKPKKKKPARKKKPKEGEGQQQVEGLGGLDVTAGMEDSELPNLGGEQSLGLDSSGQKLPDFANRPAVNGSKCFNIGFPGQPGDQRVLQQVPMQFMQQQQQQQQQQQQQQQQQQQQQQQQQQQQQQQQQQQQQQQQQQQQQQLQHMQQQQIQQQQMQHQQQIQQQMQQQQIQQQQQQLQQQQLQQQQMQQMQMQGLQNSQAQQGMAGPQPAGQGQPQMHPHQLQQQQQTQQPHLQQQQQQQMMMMLKMQQEQAKNRMPIPPGGQLPPRGMGNQSEVQRHPVPQQGNMPVMISLQAHGGVPPSPDKARGMPLMVNPQIAGPARRMSHPDVGQGPQVTGSEEGPTGAHSKQDRPGGPEIGVQPGNGTQQIMASQGSNTHMLKQGPGPTQMPQHTGASPQQQLPTQPQQGGPMPGLHFPNVPTTSQSSRPKTPNRASPRPYHHPLTPTNRPPSTEPSEINLSPERLNASIAGLFPPKINIPLPPRQPNLNRGFDQQGLNPTTLKAIGQAPPNLTLPGNNNNGIAGGNTTNNNQQAFSAGTGAGAAAAKQDKQPGGQGKRASPSNSRRSSPASSRKSATPSPGRQKATKMAITCPPHQQQLVNPQGQTMMLSPTSVPPSPVSMPSQVSVGMEAQQTQSTLHGIQGNPPDGVRESQGMLTAEQRQMPQPQPQPQPLRELSAPRMASPRLPVPQQPKPDTELQAGTEDRQPTQLAPVQESEVSPAVRAPPTSLNQLLDNTGVPNMPLRPIQSSTVRNVMGKDSPKSALDSDRPVHNNSQSTDVSAPVATTATISETQTKPKPAVPVPTSSPNLQLASTPSSQPPTNLNSNTTPSLNQNPISSLGVNPTPNVNPSPTLGSTVSTNTIATPSVNPNPITSGQNSSASTMSTISNSSSAVNPANSTVKASPSPKPVTNVHSVIQIPASSSTISPNQITVFVTSNPITSAPTPQAPTSMVSTMVAVPNKNIRPQDIRQQSPAPRPQFITTTPVFINPIFQVPGTSVAPNTTVVSQAVTMVGSIQVSTTNIQLSPTPSSIQSSVATMASTQAARSTVGQVQIATTMSSSAPVGTPLNPQQINPGAVKTENPGEAGSTQKSALPVRQPSPHPSPSAAPPFQAPLASPPCSSPGAVTTMRKSPMSPSLTAQGKNKPAQPAAAVSGTADSQQSPIERPAQSHTGPVLPQTFNPPASTAIQIEAQAPHTSIVAPSNITQPVVSSPVAVSGQVTAATQILGQAPVIAPASVSSPAQAAMSQAPVVTVVDTTTGVSSSTLLSTATPVQSPVPSIVPIVAAPRPAQDAPLTTSSPAANPSGVSPGQSEPPTVEQSMQPAKAPAESTQPTTAPIQQEVPQSQEPVATEKTSEDVPTGSEQGAAVEKPKGPSRRSSRAEKEVEEEPVADSGIRKRSARPGTSAAVKETGASPTQAKRRKSK; encoded by the exons CAGGAGAGGATGCTGACAGTTGCCATGGCATGGCAACAGACGACATTAAGAAGCAAGATGGCATGGAAGAAAACAATGGAGAGGGAGAAGATTTTACTGTCTTTGTTGCCTTCCAAGGAAATATGGATGATGAAGACTTTACTCAAAAACTTGACACTGTCCTCAGTGGGATACCTGATATGCTTGATATGg gTTCTGAAAGGCTACTGCCTCAGCATGTGGAGCCGTGGAACAGTGTGCGGGTTACCTTCAACATTCCTCGGGATGCTGCTGAGCGACTCAGGCTGTTGGCTcagaacaaccagcagcagcttaGAGACCTGGGGATTCTCTCTGTGCAGATAGAAG GGGAAGGCGCTATCAATGTGGCTGTGGGACCAAACAGAGGACAAGAAGTCCGAGTAAATGGACCAATTGGGGCACCTGGCCAGATGAGAATGGACGTGGGCTTTCCAGGTCAACCTGGTTCAG GCGGGGTAAGGATGGCTAATCCATCGATGGTTCCCCCTGGCCCTGGAATGGTAGGTCAGACTATGATACCAGGCAGCAGTGGACAGATGCATCCTCGTGTTCAGAGACCATCTTCACAAGCAG ATGCGATGGATCCAATGATGCCAGGTATGTCAGttcaacagcaacaacagcttcAGCACCAACAGGCTGGCCCACATGGCTCAGGCCCCATGCCTCCTCAAGCTGCCCATCACATGCAGGCTCTTCAGGCTGGGAGGCAGCTCAACCCTGCAgcactgcagcagctacaacaacaGCATCACCAACAGCAACAGGCTCAGCAGCAAGCTCAGCTCTCTCAACTTGGACCTAGACCTTCATTTAACCCGTCAGGCCAGATGGCTGTGCCTCCTGGCTGGAATCAGTTGTCTTCAGGTGTCCTCCAGCCACCAGCTGCCCAAGGAGGCCCTGCTTGGAGAAAGCCTCCGCCCCAAGCCCAAATGGTTCCACGCCCACCCTCCCTTGCTACGGTTCAGACCCCTAATCATCCTCCACCCCCTTATCCTTTTGGCAGCCAGCAGGCTGGGCAGGTATTCAATGCCATGGGACAAGGACAAGGAcaattacagcagcagcagacagcaaTGGGTCAGTTTGCTGCCCCTCAGCCTAAAGGTCAGCAAACTGGCCCTGGTGGTGTCACAGGACCACCCAGACCCCCTCCACCGCTTCCACAAGCTTCTGGACCGCAGGGCAACCTTACTGCCAAGTCCCCTGGCTCGTCCTCGTCTCCCTTTCAGCAGAGTTCACCAGGAACACCTCCTATGATGGCTCAGAGACCTACAACACCACAGGGTTTTCCGCAAGGTGTTGGGTCACCAGGAAGAGCAGCCCTCGGCCAACAGGGTACCATGCAACAAGGATTCATGGGAATGCCCCAGCATGGACAGCCTGGGGCCCAAGTCCATCCAG GCATGCAAAAGCGTCCTATGGGGTTTCCAAACCCAAACTTTGTTCAAGGTCAGGTGAGTGCCAGCACTCCAGGAACCCCTGGTGGAGGAACCACTCAGCAGCTACAGAGCAGCCAAGCAATGACTCACACAG GACCTCAGCCATCAGCCTCCACACCCAACTCAATGCAGGGACCGCCCCATGCTCAACCTAATGTTATGGGTGTACAAAGTAGCATGGCAGGTCCACCCCCTGGTACAACAGCTGGGCCTAGTATGGGCCAGCAACAGGCTGGCCTCCAGACCCAGATGATGGGCCTCCAGCATCAGGCCCAGCCTGTGTCCTCCTCCCCCAGCCAGATGGTTCAAGGCCAGGGTGGTGGTCAGACTGTCCTCTCAAGGCCACTTAGTCAAGGGCAGAGAGGAGGGATGACCCCACCCAAGCAGATGATGCCTCAACAAGGCCAGGGGGTGATGCATGGGCAGGGTCAGATGGTTGGAGGCCAAGGGCACCAGGCCAtgctcctgcagcagcagcaacagcagcagcagcagcagcaacaacaacaacagcaacaacaaaactcTATGATGGAACAAATGGTTGCTAACCAGATGCAAGGCAACAAGCAGGCATTTGGAGGCAAGATTCCAGCTGGGGTTATGCCTGGCCAGATGATGCGAGGGCCTTCTCCTAATGTCCCAGGGAACATAGCCCAGTTCCAGGGCCAGGTTGGCCCACAGCAGATGACCCctcaacagcaacagcaaatgGCTCAACTTCAGCAACAGCAGttacaacaacagcagcaccagctgcagcagcaacagttacaacagcagcagcagcagcagcagcagcagcaacaacaacatcaacaaatgAACCAGCAACAGCCCCAGCAAGTTCCTATTGCTGGCAATCCTAATCAAGCTATGGGCATGCATGGGCAACAGATGAGACTCCCTGCTGGTCATCCGCTTATCCAGCAACAGTTGCAACAGCAGCagttacagcagcaacaaaaacaacaacaggccATGttgcaacagcaacaacaacagcaggcAGCTCAGCAGCACCCACATGCCTTGGCAGATCCAAATGGTGGTACAGGGGACTTGGGGGTCCAACAAATGGTTCCTGAGATGCAGGCACAGCAGCAACAAGGCATGATGGCAGGCCCCCAGCACATGCAAATGGGAAACGGGCACTTTGCAGGACATGGCATGAACTTTAACTCTCAGTTCCCGGGTCAGATGCAAATTGGGGCATCCTGTGGACAGCCAGGCGGCTTTCCCGTCAGTAAGGATGTTACGCTGACTAGCCCACTGCTAGTCAATCTGCTGCAGAGTGATATCTCAGCCAGCCAGTTTGGACCAGGAGGAAAACAGGGAGCAGGTGGGGGAAATGCAGCCAAgcctaaaaagaaaaagccagCACGAAAGAAGAAGCCCAAAGAGGGGGAGGGACAACAACAAGTAGAAGGACTTGG TGGCCTTGATGTGACTGCTGGCATGGAGGATTCTGAACTGCCAAATCTAGGTGGTGAACAGAGTTTGGGCTTAGACAGCTCAGGCCAGAAACTCCCTGATTTTGCTAACAGACCTGCAG taaatGGCTCTAAATGCTTCAACATAGGCTTTCCTGGCCAGCCTGGAGACCAGAGGGTATTGCAGCAGGTACCCATGCAATttatgcaacaacaacaacaacagcagcagcagcaacagcagcagcagcagcagcagcagcagcaacaacagcagcagcagcagcagcagcaacaacaacaacaacaacaacaacaacaacagcagcagcagcaacaacaacagttgCAGCACATGCAACAGCAACAGATACAGCAGCAACaaatgcagcatcagcagcaaatacaacaacaaatgcaacagcaacaaatacaacaacaacagcaacaattaCAACAACAGcaattgcagcagcagcagatgcaaCAGATGCAGATGCAGGGTCTCCAGAATTCTCAAGCGCAGCAGGGGATGGCGGGTCCACAGCCTGCAGGTCAAGGCCAGCCCCAGATGCACCCTCATCAgctgcaacagcagcagcaaactcAACAACCACACCTGCAACAGCAG caacaacagcagatgatgatgatgctgaagATGCAGCAAGAGCAGGCAAAGAATCGCATGCCCATCCCTCCAGGAGGACAGCTCCCTCCTCGGGGCATGGGCAATCAGTCAGAGGTGCAAAGACATCCTGTTCCACAGCAAGGCAACATGCCTGTAATGATAAGCCTTCAAGCACATGGAGGAGTACCCCCATCACCTGACAAAGCCAGAGGAATGCCTCTGATGGTGAACCCACAG ATTGCAGGACCTGCACGAAGAATGTCTCATCCTGATGTGGGGCAGGGGCCCCAAGTCACTGGCTCTGAAGAGGGCCCTACAGGTGCCCACTCAAAGCAGGACAGGCCTGGTGGTCCAGAAATAGGGGTGCAGCCTGGAAATGGCACCCAGCAGATTATGGCCAGTCAGGGCTCCAACACTCACATGTTGAAGCAAGGCCCTGGTCCAACACAAATGCCCCAACACACTGGAGCCAGTCCTCAGCAACAGTTACCCACTCAGCCTCAACAAGGAGGCCCAATGCCTGGTCTTCATTTCcctaatgtccccacaacttCACAGAGCTCCAGACCTAAAACCCCAAACAGAGCCAGTCCCAGACCATACCACCATCCTCTCACCCCAACTAATCGCCCACCCAGTACTGAGCCCTCTGAAATTAATCTTTCACCTGAAAGACTAAATGCCTCTATTGCAGGGCTGTTTCCTCCAAAAATCAACATTCCTCTCCCTCCGAGACAGCCGAACTTAAACAGGGGATTTGACCAGCAAGGTCTTAACCCAACAACTCTGAAAGCCATCGGGCAGGCCCCCCCAAATCTAACTCTACcaggcaacaacaacaatggcattGCAGGTGGAAATACCACTAATAATAATCAGCAGGCTTTCTCTGCTGGCACTGGTGCAGgggctgcagctgcaaaacagGATAAACAGCCTGGAGGGCAAGGCAAGAGGGCAAGTCCAAGCAATAGTCGGAGGTCAAGCCCAGCCTCTAGCCGCAAGTCAGCCACCCCAAGTCCAGGAAGACAAAAGGCGACAAAAATGGCTATCACTTGCCCTCCCCACCAGCAGCAGTTGGTCAACCCTCAGGGGCAAACAATGATGCTGAGCCCTACCTCAGTACCTCCAAGTCCAGTATCTATGCCTTCACAAGTAAGTGTGGGCATGGAGGCCCAACAGACCCAGAGCACCCTCCATGGGATTCAAGGTAACCCTCCTGATGGAGTCAGGGAAAGTCAGGGAATGCTGACAGCAGAGCAGCGGCAGATGCCCCAACCTCAACCCCAGCCACAACCTTTGAGGGAGTTATCAGCTCCCAGAATGGCAAGTCCTCGTCTACCCGTGCCACAGCAGCCTAAACCTGACACGGAGCTGCAGGCTGGCACAGAGGATAGGCAACCAACACAGCTAGCACCTGTGCAGGAGTCTGAGGTCTCACCTGCTGTCAGAGCACCGCCAACCTCCCTCAACCAGTTACTGGATAACACAGGTGTTCCAAACATGCCTCTTCGCCCCATACAGAGTAGTACTGTTAGGAATGTCATGGGAAAGGACAGTCCCAAGTCTGCTTTGGATTCAGACAGACCAGTTCACAATAACTCTCAGAGTACAGATGTATCAGCGCCAGTCGCTACTACTGCCACTATAAGTGAAACACAAACTAAACCCAAACCTGCTGTCCCAGTCCCTACCAGCAGTCCTAACTTGCAGCTTGCTTCAACTCCCAGCTCACAGCCTCCCACTAACTTGAACTCAAATACTACTCCCAGTCTTAACCAAAACCCCATCTCCAGTCTGGGTGTGAATCCAACTCCAAATGTAAATCCATCACCTACTCTTGGCAGCACTGTCAGTACTAACACTATTGCCACCCCAAGTGTAAACCCCAACCCAATCACTTCTGGACAGAACAGTTCTGCTTCAACCATGAGTACCATTTCTAACTCCAGCTCTGCTGTAAACCCAGCCAATTCGACTGTAAAAGCAAGCCCTAGTCCTAAACCAGTGACAAATGTTCATTCAGTGATCCAGATCCCTGCCTCTTCCAGCACCATTTCACCCAACCAGATCACTGTGTTTGTCACCTCCAACCCCATCACTTCTGCCCCAACTCCACAGGCACCCACATCTATGGTTTCCACCATGGTGGCTGTCCCTAACAAGAACATTAGACCTCAGGACATCCGGCAGCAGAGCCCTGCCCCTCGGCCTCAGTTCATCACCACCACCCCCGTATTTATCAACCCAATTTTTCAAGTCCCAGGTACATCTGTGGCTCCCAATACAACAGTGGTATCACAGGCAGTCACTATGGTTGGATCTATTCAAGTGTCCACTACAAACATCCAACTATCTCCTACACCAAGCTCCATCCAGTCCTCAGTGGCTACCATGGCCAGCACCCAGGCTGCCAGGAGTACTGTTGGACAGGTCCAGATTGCTACGACTATGTCCTCGTCAGCCCCAGTTGGTACTCCCCTTAATCCTCAGCAGATAAACCCGGGGGctgttaaaactgaaaatccTGGTGAGGCAGGTTCTACTCAGAAATCTGCTCTCCCAGTTCGGCAGCCATCTCCACATCCAAGCCCTTCAGCAGCACCTCCCTTTCAAGCACCTCTTGCTTCTCCTCCCTGCTCTAGTCCTGGAGCTGTTACCACCATGCGAAAAAGCCCCATGTCTCCATCTCTCACTGCCCAGGGGAAAAATAAGCCTGCACAGcctgctgctgcagtttctggTACAGCGGACTCCCAGCAAAGCCCCATAGAAAGGCCTGCACAGAGTCATACAGGACCTGTACTGCCACAGACCTTTAATCCTCCTGCAAGTACAGCTATTCAGATTGAAGCACAAGCTCCCCACACTTCTATTGTTGCTCCAAGCAACATTACTCAGCCTGTAGTCTCCTCTCCAGTTGCAGTCTCAGGCCAAGTTACTGCTGCCACTCAGATTCTTGGCCAGGCTCCAGTGATTGCACCAGCTTCTGTCTCAAGCCCAGCACAGGCGGCAATGTCTCAAGCACCTGTTGTCACTGTAGTCGATACTACCACTGGTGTCTCTTCTTCTACCTTGCTTTCCACGGCCACTCCTGTACAAAGTCCTGTACCTTCCATTGTTCCAATTGTTGCTGCACCTAGACCTGCTCAGGACGCTCCCCTCACCACATCCTCTCCAGCTGCTAACCCCAGTGGAGTTTCACCAGGACAGTCTGAGCCCCCAACTGTGGAGCAATCCATGCAACCAGCTAAAGCACCTGCTGAAAGCACTCAGCCCaccacag CACCTATTCAGCAAGAAGTACCACAGTCCCAGGAACCTGTTGCCACTGAGAAGACGA GTGAAGACGTCCCAACAGGTTCTGAGCAGGG agctgctgtggagaaGCCCAAAGGGCCAAGCAGACGAAGCTCCCGGGCAGAGAAAGAGGTAGAGGAGGAGCCAGTGGCGGACAGCGGCATCAGGAAGAGATCGGCCAGGCCTGGAACCAGTGCTGCTGTAAAAG AAACTGGAGCGAGCCCCACCCAGGCCAAACGAAGGAAGTCTAAATAG